From the Telopea speciosissima isolate NSW1024214 ecotype Mountain lineage chromosome 9, Tspe_v1, whole genome shotgun sequence genome, the window TTCACAGAACAACACGACAAGTTCTTGAACACCATTGCGGTTCGGTCGAAGGCGGAGGTGAACAGCGTCGCTCCGGGAAGCATCAGCAGTGTGAAGATGGTGGTGATCGAGCTTTCCTGTCTTCAAACTCATGgaattattttttggttttttaaatttctttaagGGTAATTTGTTGATGAATGGTTGTGCTTTTTTATGATGAAATCTCAGGATGGGAGGGTGTTCTATCCGATTGGGTATGGAGCAGACCCGAGTGGGGAGAAGGACAGCAGTGATGCCATTTTGGATGCTATGAAGGATGCGTTTCAGGTTGGGGCGGGTGGGTCGGTGTTGCTTCCTGGGGTCTGTGATCTTGGTGGTGTAGTCATTGATTTCCAAGGTGGCAACTACTCTATTAGCAAACCCATTCGTTTTCCTGCTCCCAGCATTGGCAATGTTGTGGTAACAACtcaaacatctctctctctctctctctctctctggaatCTTTAACCCCTCCACTtacctgcccggcccagttccccagtcccCCAGtcccgaatttttatcctctcaattacactgcccgtacttgacgtcaattACATCTTACAGAGGAggtagaaatgactatcctaccccctatccgaacacactgcccgaggtggggtccacctccctctattagatgtacttggtCAAgaacgggcagtgtaattgagaggataaagatccccccAGTCCCCCTAAGCAATGACCACCCCAcagatctttgtcccctccagttCTATGCCGGGCCTAGTTCCCTCGAGTGCCTGTAATCGGGAGGggggcaatgaccaccctacccctgccagAACACTCTGTCCAGATGGGGTCCATccccccttattacaggcactgggggAATTGGGctgggcagggaactggaggagataattttccaccaCCCTACCgggttataaaaaaaaataaccaccctacccctacacAAACACTCTGCCCAGTTGGGGTCCACACgcccccttattagagggaaTGGGGAACTGGGCCAGGAAGGGAGCTGGAGGAGATAATGTTTggaaaaaaattttgctgctacacttgtagccaaggaaatggaataattaacttcccctttgggttcataaatatcctcttaggttttgtattttctaaaataccctttaaaatcccatttccttggctgtcaGCCTTGTAGTAGGAACATTCCAGTTACAGTTACAGGTGTAGCAACAAAATTCCGTTCATAATTTTTCCGTAAAATCACAACTCAAGAATATACATGGTTAGACAAGGTATCTAGGTGAGATAAAGAGCAGTTTCACTAGTAATGGAGAATAGGCCAGGTTACaagctctctttctctttgagTACAAAGAATTTCCCGTAACCCTAATAATGATCGACCCTTATTGATAACAacctaagaagagaaacaaagcaTTCAAACTTCTAAAATTGCTTCAATTCACCAAGGGTTGGAGAGTAGTAATATTGCTTTACTAAGCTACTATATATTGTGATTTGTGGTGGTGGAAAATTTTCAGGTACAAGGGGGGACACTAAGAGCTTCTGAGGCCTTTCCGGGTAACAGACATCTCATTGAATTATGGTCACCCAATTCTGAAAAAAATACTGACCCAAACAATGTTGGAATCATCAACTATGAGGATATCACCTTCCGGGACCTCCTCTTGGATTCAAGTCTCCGAGGAGGTGGAATCTACATTAACGATTCAGCTCGCATCCGTATCGACAATTGTTTCTTCATCCATTTCACTACTCAAGGCATCCGAGTAGATAATGGCCATGAGACCTTCATCTCTAGATCTTTCCTTGGTCAGCGTTCGACGGTTGGTGGCGACAAAGGCGAGAAATTTTTCTCCGGTACCGCCATTGATCTTGCTAGCAATGATAATGCAGTCACTGATGTTGCCATTTTCTCGGCGGCAACCGGAATTATCTTACGCGGTCAGGCTAACATTCTCACCGGGGTACATTGTTACAATAAAGCCACAGCCTTTGGTGGTATAGGCATTCTAGTGAAATTGG encodes:
- the LOC122639226 gene encoding polygalacturonase QRT3; translated protein: MVIPSTRNAKPEVPIKALFLLLVFLFLLLIQEAKCKKIPPPQWTFTEQHDKFLNTIAVRSKAEVNSVAPGSISSVKMVDGRVFYPIGYGADPSGEKDSSDAILDAMKDAFQVGAGGSVLLPGVCDLGGVVIDFQGGNYSISKPIRFPAPSIGNVVVQGGTLRASEAFPGNRHLIELWSPNSEKNTDPNNVGIINYEDITFRDLLLDSSLRGGGIYINDSARIRIDNCFFIHFTTQGIRVDNGHETFISRSFLGQRSTVGGDKGEKFFSGTAIDLASNDNAVTDVAIFSAATGIILRGQANILTGVHCYNKATAFGGIGILVKLGGLSQTRIDNCYLDYNAIVMEDPVQVHVTNGFFLGDANIVLKSIKGQISGLNILNNMFTGDPKNMVPIVKLDGKFTDIDQVVIDQNNVNGMRLKTTVGKLTVAGKGSEWVADFSSMLVFPNRINHFQYTFYSRGKSGFMSHAITNISNNVVIVKSRKVVDGVVSVVVDQDAVKGEKNFIG